The following coding sequences are from one Deinococcus sp. Leaf326 window:
- a CDS encoding efflux RND transporter permease subunit: protein MIRKVGQKVLASVNPLVGFSVSRYVFAIGIFVGVVVFGLAAMRSLGVDLLPSTSIPVVTVSTSYSGASPASVDEEVTQVIESAVAQVPNVTTLSSSSNTGNSRVTLQLQDGTDQDAAANQVASLVSAASRQLPSGAGSPSVRTFNPNSSAILEFGVSGGTASQADVYDYVENQLVPNLQRVSGVADVSLSGGSQRAVAVQLDPDKLSAYGLNPQTVSSAISGSNVSSSIGTITRDGNSLTYTTNAKLTSLDDIANVLVDTGKGVRVSDVAQIQDSTTVSGVTRVNGLPVVLVSIQQSSGSNAVAVVDGVKALVAGTTLPRGYAVTYSNDTTGPIRASIESTTHELWITALVVALVTLLFLGRLNTAFTVIAAIPISLAAAPILYKLMGFTFNQVSLLALIVAIGIVVDDSIVVAENVERYRAMGYDRVQSVLRGASEVFSAVAAASLSLLAVLIPVSFMGGIIGEYVKQFALGLAAAVFMSWLEALLFLTVRMAYTPDAAPLTWRDVPRVLARGPEAVRWGLGAVRAWWFWVLAVALGALLWTQVAPLWALAVLALPLVLVAARYLWGALLALAEALTGTLHGLTDRALVGIREAYARSLDGALRSSAGVLVLAAAFLVATVLLVGPRTQFTFTPSTDSGTLRAGLRLPSGLDLNTRNVLVNRLETYFLAQPAVQTVQASVTGSGTNLSITLKDKDERPPVAELTAQYQRALRGLFTDYPNVRANLFSGGGFRGQGNSLSLTLVASNFDLLKTRAAAAVNVLEADAGVSSASSSLDNTTLENRFVPNQSQLAGAGLSASTVASALQTYGSGSGGGNVELGGVTYPITVELEPQYLQDEQSLLSLPVYSSSLASSVTVGQLGSIVQASAPTSIARNNRLYSLDLSVEPNPESGLTTAQLQERLVAALTGVGVVDNLVTVGNSDRNSAFGLGAQISSVGLQAFALSMLLVYLVMGAQFNSFRYPLYLLLPVPFAVAGAFWMIFLTRSTLDIFGVLGFLLLIGLSAKNAIIYLEFVVEKLEELPLREALIEASRLRFRPIVMTTLTVLVISIPLLLSSGSGSEFGKSLSIVIVGGISVSAIMTFYVVPAAFYLFERRRLARRATGPEGTGPAVTAPVVSLPQSGAQAAPGA from the coding sequence GTGATCCGTAAGGTCGGGCAGAAGGTCCTGGCCAGCGTCAACCCGCTCGTGGGGTTCTCGGTGTCGCGCTACGTGTTCGCCATCGGCATCTTCGTGGGGGTCGTGGTGTTCGGGCTCGCGGCCATGCGGTCGCTGGGCGTGGACCTACTGCCCAGCACTAGCATTCCGGTCGTGACCGTCAGCACGTCTTACTCAGGGGCCAGCCCGGCTTCGGTGGACGAGGAGGTCACGCAGGTCATCGAGAGCGCGGTCGCGCAGGTGCCCAACGTCACCACCCTGAGCTCGAGCAGCAACACCGGCAACAGCCGCGTGACGCTGCAACTTCAGGACGGCACCGATCAGGACGCGGCGGCCAACCAGGTCGCCTCGCTCGTGTCGGCGGCCAGCCGCCAGCTGCCCAGCGGCGCGGGCAGTCCCAGTGTCCGGACCTTCAACCCCAACAGCTCGGCCATCCTGGAATTCGGGGTGTCGGGCGGCACCGCCAGCCAGGCCGACGTGTACGACTACGTCGAAAATCAGCTCGTGCCCAACCTGCAGCGCGTCTCCGGAGTGGCGGACGTGAGCCTGAGCGGCGGCTCGCAGCGCGCGGTCGCCGTGCAGCTCGACCCCGACAAGCTCAGCGCCTACGGCCTGAATCCGCAGACGGTCTCCAGTGCCATCAGTGGCAGCAACGTGAGCTCGTCCATCGGCACGATCACCCGCGACGGCAACAGCCTGACCTACACCACCAACGCCAAGCTGACCAGCCTGGACGACATCGCCAACGTCCTCGTGGACACGGGAAAGGGCGTGCGCGTCAGTGACGTGGCCCAGATCCAGGACAGCACCACCGTGAGCGGCGTGACGCGCGTCAACGGGCTGCCGGTCGTGCTCGTCAGCATTCAGCAGTCGTCGGGCAGCAACGCCGTGGCGGTCGTGGACGGGGTCAAGGCTCTGGTGGCGGGCACCACCCTGCCGCGCGGGTACGCCGTGACGTACAGCAACGACACCACCGGCCCCATCCGCGCGAGCATCGAGTCCACGACGCACGAACTGTGGATCACGGCGCTTGTCGTGGCCCTCGTCACGCTGCTGTTCCTGGGGCGCCTGAACACGGCCTTCACCGTCATCGCGGCCATTCCGATCTCGCTGGCCGCCGCGCCGATCCTCTACAAGCTCATGGGCTTCACCTTCAATCAGGTGTCGCTGCTGGCCCTGATCGTGGCCATCGGTATCGTGGTGGACGACTCCATCGTGGTCGCGGAGAACGTCGAGCGGTACCGCGCGATGGGCTACGACCGCGTGCAGTCGGTGCTGCGCGGCGCCTCGGAGGTCTTCAGCGCGGTCGCGGCGGCCTCGCTGTCGCTGCTCGCGGTCCTCATTCCGGTCAGTTTCATGGGCGGCATCATCGGCGAGTACGTCAAGCAGTTCGCGCTGGGGCTGGCGGCGGCCGTGTTCATGTCGTGGCTCGAAGCCCTGCTGTTCCTCACGGTGCGCATGGCCTACACGCCCGACGCCGCCCCGCTGACCTGGCGCGACGTGCCGCGCGTGCTGGCCCGTGGCCCCGAGGCCGTGCGCTGGGGCCTGGGCGCCGTGCGGGCCTGGTGGTTCTGGGTGCTGGCCGTAGCCCTGGGAGCCCTGCTGTGGACCCAGGTCGCCCCGCTGTGGGCCCTGGCCGTGCTGGCGCTGCCCCTGGTGCTGGTCGCCGCGCGTTACCTATGGGGCGCGCTGCTGGCCCTGGCCGAGGCCCTGACCGGTACGCTCCACGGCCTGACCGACCGCGCGCTCGTGGGAATCCGCGAGGCGTATGCCCGCAGCCTGGACGGCGCGCTGCGCTCCAGCGCGGGCGTGCTGGTGCTGGCGGCGGCTTTCCTGGTCGCCACGGTCCTGCTCGTCGGGCCGCGCACGCAGTTCACCTTTACGCCCTCGACCGACTCGGGGACCCTGCGCGCGGGCCTGCGCCTGCCCTCGGGCCTGGACCTGAACACCCGCAACGTTCTCGTCAACCGCCTGGAAACCTACTTCCTGGCCCAGCCAGCGGTGCAGACCGTGCAGGCCTCGGTCACGGGCAGCGGCACCAACCTCAGCATCACCCTCAAGGATAAGGATGAGCGCCCTCCGGTCGCGGAGCTGACCGCGCAGTACCAGCGGGCGCTGCGCGGGCTGTTTACCGACTACCCCAACGTGCGCGCCAACCTGTTCAGCGGCGGCGGGTTCCGGGGCCAGGGCAACAGCCTGAGCCTGACCCTGGTTGCGAGCAACTTCGACCTCCTCAAGACCCGCGCGGCGGCAGCCGTCAACGTGCTGGAGGCCGACGCGGGCGTGTCGAGCGCCAGCAGCAGCCTGGACAACACCACGCTGGAAAACCGTTTCGTGCCCAACCAGAGCCAGCTCGCGGGCGCGGGCCTGAGCGCCAGTACCGTCGCCAGTGCGCTTCAGACCTACGGCAGCGGCAGCGGCGGCGGCAACGTCGAACTCGGCGGCGTGACCTACCCCATCACGGTCGAGCTGGAGCCGCAGTACCTCCAGGACGAACAGTCGCTGCTCTCGTTGCCGGTCTACAGCTCCTCGCTCGCCAGCAGCGTCACGGTGGGGCAGCTCGGCAGCATCGTGCAGGCGAGCGCACCGACGAGCATCGCACGCAACAACCGCCTCTACAGCCTCGACCTCTCGGTCGAACCCAACCCCGAAAGCGGCCTGACCACCGCGCAGCTTCAGGAGCGCCTCGTCGCGGCCCTGACGGGCGTGGGGGTCGTCGACAACCTCGTGACCGTGGGCAACTCCGACCGCAACAGCGCCTTCGGACTGGGCGCGCAGATCAGCAGTGTGGGCCTCCAGGCCTTCGCGCTCTCGATGCTGCTCGTGTACCTCGTGATGGGCGCGCAGTTCAACTCGTTCCGCTACCCGCTGTACCTGCTACTGCCGGTGCCCTTCGCGGTCGCCGGTGCCTTCTGGATGATCTTCCTGACCCGCAGCACGCTCGATATCTTCGGGGTGCTGGGCTTCCTGCTCCTCATCGGGCTGTCGGCCAAGAACGCGATCATCTACCTCGAATTCGTGGTCGAAAAACTCGAGGAACTGCCTCTGCGCGAGGCCCTCATCGAGGCCAGCCGCCTGCGCTTCCGGCCCATCGTGATGACCACGCTGACAGTGCTCGTCATCAGCATTCCGCTCCTATTGAGCAGCGGTAGCGGCAGCGAGTTCGGCAAGAGCCTGAGCATCGTGATCGTGGGCGGGATCAGTGTGTCGGCCATCATGACCTTCTATGTGGTGCCCGCCGCCTTCTATCTCTTCGAGCGCCGCCGCCTGGCCCGCCGCGCGACGGGGCCGGAAGGAACCGGGCCGGCCGTGACCGCGCCGGTCGTCTCTCTGCCGCAGTCGGGAGCCCAGGCCGCGCCGGGAGCCTGA
- a CDS encoding type III pantothenate kinase gives MPAFPLLAVDVGNTSTVLGLADASHTLTHTWRVRTGREMLPDDLALQLRGLLDLAGAGAPRAAVLSSVAPPVGQNYALALKRHFAVDAFEVSAENLPDVRVELDQPGAVGADRLCNLFGAEKYLAQSEYAVVVDFGTSTNFDVIGRGRRFIGGVLATGAQVSADALFARAAKLPRITLEAPASAIGKNTVHALQSGLVYGYAEMVDGLLRRIRAELPGPAVAIATGGFSRTVEGICREIDHYDETLTLRGLVELWASRPGS, from the coding sequence GTGCCCGCTTTTCCCCTCCTGGCCGTGGATGTCGGCAACACCAGCACCGTGCTGGGCCTCGCGGACGCCTCGCATACCCTGACGCACACCTGGCGCGTGCGCACCGGCCGCGAGATGCTGCCCGACGACCTGGCCCTGCAACTGCGCGGCCTGCTCGACCTCGCGGGCGCCGGGGCTCCCCGCGCCGCCGTCCTGAGCAGCGTGGCGCCGCCGGTCGGACAGAACTACGCCCTCGCGCTCAAGCGGCACTTCGCCGTAGACGCCTTCGAGGTCAGCGCCGAGAACCTGCCCGACGTGCGGGTGGAACTCGACCAGCCCGGCGCGGTGGGGGCGGACCGCCTGTGCAACCTGTTCGGCGCCGAGAAGTACCTCGCCCAGAGCGAGTACGCGGTCGTCGTGGACTTCGGCACCTCGACCAACTTCGACGTGATCGGGCGCGGGCGGCGCTTCATCGGCGGCGTGCTGGCGACCGGCGCGCAGGTGAGTGCCGACGCCCTGTTCGCCCGCGCCGCCAAGCTGCCGCGCATCACCCTGGAGGCCCCGGCCAGCGCCATCGGCAAGAATACCGTCCACGCGCTGCAGTCGGGGCTGGTCTACGGCTACGCCGAGATGGTGGATGGCCTACTGCGCCGCATCCGTGCCGAGCTGCCGGGGCCGGCGGTGGCTATTGCCACCGGGGGCTTTTCGCGCACCGTCGAGGGCATCTGCCGCGAGATCGACCACTACGATGAGACCCTGACCCTGCGCGGCCTTGTCGAGTTGTGGGCCAGCCGCCCAGGCAGCTGA
- a CDS encoding zinc-dependent alcohol dehydrogenase family protein — protein sequence MKAALYHTFGVRPEVTTVPDPAPPEGGVVVEVAATGVCRSDWHGWMGHDPDIRLPHVPGHELAGTVVALGAGIRNWRVGDRVTVPFVSGCGRCAECQAGHQQVCERQFQPGFTHWGSFAQYVALHQADQNLVALPDELDFGTAASLGCRFATSFRAVVHQGRVRGGEWVAVHGCGGVGLSAILIAKALGAQVIAVDIGEAQLRLAADLGADLTLNSLEVPDVPGAVRGLTGGGAHVSLDALGHPDTCANSVLCLRTRGRHVQVGLLLGDQSRPAVPMDRVIARELEIYGSHGMAAHAYPEMLAMIARGALRPEQLLGQRVTLEEGLDVLVNMDRFGGRGVTVIDRF from the coding sequence ATGAAAGCCGCCCTGTACCACACCTTCGGCGTCCGCCCCGAAGTGACCACCGTCCCCGACCCCGCCCCCCCCGAAGGCGGGGTGGTCGTGGAGGTCGCCGCGACGGGAGTGTGCCGCAGCGACTGGCACGGCTGGATGGGCCACGACCCCGACATCCGGTTGCCGCACGTGCCGGGACACGAACTGGCCGGGACCGTGGTGGCGCTGGGAGCGGGCATCCGCAACTGGCGCGTGGGCGACCGCGTGACCGTGCCCTTCGTGTCGGGCTGCGGGCGCTGCGCCGAGTGCCAGGCGGGCCACCAGCAGGTGTGCGAGCGCCAGTTCCAGCCGGGGTTCACGCACTGGGGCTCGTTCGCGCAGTACGTCGCGCTGCACCAGGCCGACCAGAACCTCGTGGCGCTGCCGGACGAGCTGGATTTCGGGACGGCCGCCAGCCTGGGCTGCCGCTTCGCCACCTCCTTCCGGGCGGTGGTCCATCAGGGCCGCGTGCGGGGCGGCGAATGGGTGGCCGTCCACGGCTGCGGGGGCGTGGGGCTGTCGGCCATCCTGATCGCCAAGGCGCTGGGCGCGCAGGTGATCGCGGTGGACATCGGCGAGGCGCAGCTGCGGCTGGCGGCCGACCTGGGCGCCGACCTGACCCTGAACAGCCTTGAAGTGCCCGACGTGCCCGGCGCGGTGCGCGGGCTGACCGGTGGGGGCGCTCACGTCTCGCTAGACGCGTTGGGCCACCCCGACACCTGCGCCAACTCGGTCCTGTGCCTGCGCACGCGGGGCCGCCACGTGCAGGTGGGCCTGCTGCTGGGCGACCAGAGCCGGCCCGCCGTGCCGATGGACCGGGTTATCGCCCGTGAGCTGGAAATCTACGGCAGCCACGGCATGGCCGCCCACGCCTACCCAGAGATGCTCGCCATGATCGCCCGGGGAGCGCTGCGCCCCGAACAACTGCTGGGCCAGCGCGTGACCCTCGAAGAAGGTCTGGACGTGCTGGTGAACATGGACCGTTTCGGCGGGCGCGGGGTCACGGTCATCGACCGGTTCTGA